In bacterium, one DNA window encodes the following:
- a CDS encoding glutamine synthetase, which yields MKERGRLGLDELRSEIESGAIETVVTAIPDLYGRLVGKRILGDFFLEEVLGDGMHVCDYLLACDMEMDPTPGYAYTSWEKGYGDLHAVPDLGSLRRAAWLDRTAFVLCDAQAPEGGPVSVAPRSILKRQLERAAGMGFVSMMASELEFFLFDEGYRSARSKGYREIDKSQDYIEDYHLLSGTMAEDVIGSIRREVHDSAIPVEFSKGEWGPGQHEINLRYAEALEMADRHVIYKQAAKEIAHRTGKSLTFMAKWDSGLAGSSFHVHTSLWSPEGESSFRGDEPLAGTPATCSPVFRAFLGGLLAHTRELAFFLAPTVNSYKRFQPGTFAPTGIAWSWDNRTAGFRLVGKGPSLRVECRIPGADANPYLVYAALLAAGLDGIEKGLDPGPVFEGNVYDAEDLPHIPASLEEAIELLDGSSFARASFGDDVVDHLLHFARTEAASFRSTVTDWERARYFERI from the coding sequence ATGAAGGAACGGGGGCGCCTCGGCCTCGATGAACTGCGCAGCGAGATCGAATCCGGCGCCATCGAAACGGTCGTGACGGCGATCCCGGATCTCTACGGTCGGTTGGTCGGCAAGCGGATCCTCGGGGATTTCTTCCTGGAAGAAGTCCTTGGAGACGGCATGCACGTCTGCGACTACCTCCTGGCTTGCGACATGGAGATGGATCCGACCCCCGGCTATGCCTACACCAGCTGGGAGAAAGGCTACGGCGATCTCCACGCCGTCCCCGACCTCGGGAGCCTTCGCCGGGCCGCCTGGCTCGACCGGACGGCCTTCGTGCTTTGTGACGCACAGGCTCCGGAAGGTGGCCCCGTCAGCGTGGCGCCAAGGAGCATCTTGAAGCGTCAGCTGGAGCGAGCCGCGGGGATGGGTTTCGTTTCGATGATGGCCAGCGAACTCGAGTTCTTCCTCTTCGACGAGGGATACCGCTCGGCCCGCAGCAAGGGCTACCGGGAGATCGACAAGAGCCAGGACTACATCGAGGACTACCACCTGCTCTCGGGTACGATGGCCGAGGACGTGATCGGCTCCATTCGCCGCGAAGTCCATGACTCGGCCATTCCAGTCGAGTTCAGCAAGGGCGAGTGGGGCCCGGGCCAGCACGAGATCAACCTTCGTTATGCGGAGGCCTTGGAGATGGCGGACCGTCACGTCATCTACAAGCAGGCAGCCAAGGAGATCGCCCATCGTACGGGCAAGTCGCTCACCTTCATGGCGAAGTGGGATTCGGGCCTGGCCGGAAGCAGTTTCCATGTGCATACCAGCTTGTGGAGCCCGGAGGGGGAGTCGAGCTTCCGTGGGGATGAGCCGCTGGCCGGCACCCCGGCAACCTGCTCGCCGGTCTTTCGTGCCTTCCTGGGCGGGCTGCTGGCTCACACGCGCGAACTGGCCTTTTTCCTCGCACCGACGGTGAACAGCTACAAGCGCTTCCAGCCCGGAACCTTCGCGCCGACGGGCATCGCGTGGAGCTGGGACAACCGCACGGCTGGGTTCCGTCTGGTGGGGAAGGGCCCGAGTCTGCGGGTCGAATGCCGGATCCCCGGTGCCGACGCGAATCCCTACCTGGTGTATGCCGCCTTGTTGGCGGCGGGCCTCGATGGGATCGAAAAGGGGCTCGATCCAGGGCCGGTGTTCGAGGGAAATGTCTACGACGCCGAGGATCTTCCGCATATTCCGGCGAGCCTGGAGGAGGCCATCGAGCTTCTCGACGGCAGTTCATTCGCCCGGGCGAGCTTCGGTGACGATGTCGTCGATCACCTGCTCCACTTTGCGCGCACCGAGGCGGCCAGCTTCCGCAGTACCGTCACCGATTGGGAACGGGCGCGGTACTTCGAACGGATCTGA
- the nadB gene encoding L-aspartate oxidase encodes MSPPASGSRPNDADVLVLGSGIAGLFYALRVAAHARVVLVTKKQAAQAATNFAQGGIAAVVSGDDTVEDHIRDTLEAGAGLCREEIVRFVIERGADAIASLLELGVEFDRDAKGAFALGREGGHGRRRVLHHRDATGREIERALLARARAHPNITLLEDFMAVDLLTSRRAGLPGPNRALGAYVLDSHRGTVHRFRARATFLATGGAGKVYLYTSNPDIASGDGIAMAYRAGATVANMEFFQFHPTCLFHSQAGSFLISEAVRGEGGVLRNAAGEAFMEPYHAMADLAPRDVVARAIDTELKRTGEDSVYLDITHRDASWLRERFPTIHQRCLELGIDLTRDPIPVVPAAHYCCGGVVTNPRGETDVVNLFAAGEVTCTGLHGANRLASNSLLEGVVFAEAAANETLARLPDLPAITSPIAGWSEGAATESSEAVVITQNWDEIRRFMWNYVGIVRTDKRLARAQRRIVLLRDEITEYYWNFRITPPLLELRNLATVAKLVISCASQRKESRGLHYTLDHPNRGDDELAEDTLIRHPDAQ; translated from the coding sequence TTGAGCCCCCCGGCGAGCGGATCCAGACCCAACGATGCTGACGTTCTCGTCCTAGGAAGCGGGATCGCAGGGTTGTTCTATGCCCTGCGGGTGGCCGCCCATGCTCGTGTGGTGCTCGTCACCAAAAAGCAGGCGGCCCAGGCAGCGACGAATTTTGCCCAGGGGGGCATCGCGGCGGTCGTTTCCGGCGACGACACGGTGGAGGACCACATCCGGGACACCCTGGAGGCGGGGGCCGGGCTCTGCCGCGAGGAAATCGTCCGCTTCGTCATCGAGCGAGGAGCGGATGCGATCGCCTCCCTTCTCGAACTCGGCGTGGAATTCGACCGGGATGCCAAGGGTGCCTTCGCCCTGGGGCGCGAGGGCGGGCACGGCCGGCGCCGGGTGCTCCACCATCGGGACGCGACGGGCCGAGAGATCGAGCGTGCCCTGTTGGCCCGCGCCCGCGCCCATCCGAACATCACCCTGCTCGAAGACTTCATGGCGGTGGATCTGCTGACCTCTCGCCGTGCCGGCCTGCCCGGGCCGAACCGGGCGCTCGGTGCCTATGTGCTCGATTCCCACCGGGGCACGGTCCACCGCTTTCGCGCCCGCGCCACCTTCCTGGCGACCGGCGGAGCGGGCAAGGTCTACCTGTATACGAGCAACCCGGACATCGCCTCCGGGGATGGAATCGCCATGGCGTATCGCGCCGGCGCAACCGTCGCGAACATGGAGTTCTTCCAGTTCCACCCCACCTGTCTGTTCCACTCCCAAGCAGGATCCTTCCTGATCAGCGAAGCGGTCCGCGGTGAGGGCGGCGTGTTGCGAAATGCCGCCGGCGAAGCGTTCATGGAGCCCTACCACGCGATGGCCGATCTCGCGCCGCGAGACGTCGTGGCCCGCGCCATCGATACCGAACTGAAACGCACCGGCGAGGATTCGGTCTACCTCGACATCACCCACCGCGACGCCAGTTGGCTGCGCGAGCGCTTCCCCACCATTCATCAGCGTTGCCTGGAGCTCGGCATCGATCTCACCCGGGATCCCATTCCGGTCGTGCCGGCCGCCCACTACTGCTGCGGCGGTGTCGTGACGAACCCACGCGGAGAGACCGATGTGGTCAATCTCTTCGCGGCCGGCGAAGTGACGTGCACGGGCCTGCACGGCGCCAACCGGCTTGCCTCGAACTCACTCCTCGAAGGCGTGGTCTTCGCCGAGGCCGCCGCCAACGAAACCCTCGCCCGCCTGCCGGACCTGCCGGCCATCACCAGCCCGATCGCCGGCTGGTCCGAGGGTGCCGCCACCGAGAGCTCCGAGGCGGTCGTGATCACCCAGAACTGGGATGAGATCCGTCGCTTCATGTGGAACTACGTCGGCATCGTACGAACGGACAAGCGCCTGGCCCGGGCGCAGCGGCGGATCGTCCTGCTGCGAGACGAGATCACCGAGTACTACTGGAACTTCCGCATCACCCCACCGCTCCTGGAGCTGCGAAACCTCGCCACCGTCGCGAAACTCGTCATTTCCTGCGCCAGCCAGCGCAAGGAAAGCCGCGGCCTCCACTACACCCTCGACCATCCCAACCGCGGCGACGACGAACTGGCCGAAGACACGCTCATCCGTCATCCCGACGCGCAGTAG
- a CDS encoding nucleotide sugar dehydrogenase, which translates to MSRLESLSKTIDSREARIGVIGLGYVGLPLALEFARAGFRVTGFDLDGEKVRILNEGGTYIEDVPAEDVAREVAAGRLSASTDFTALSAQDVVNVAVPTPLTKTKDPDVSHIVKVVEEIRKRLRSGQLLILGSTTYPGTTHDLFVPLLEESGLECGTDFAVAFAPERIDPANTKFAVREVPKVVGGETPACTELGVKVFQTIFDDVVPVTSTQSAEMVKLLENTFRAINIGLANEVALMCDRLGLDVWEVIDAAATKPYGFMKFQPGPGLGGHCIPVDPTYLAWKMKSLNFNARFIELATDINGKMPEHVADTIADLLNEDRLAVNGARVLLLGVAYKPNVSDMRETPALEIIRLLETKGAVIRYHDPHVPELVVEDGILKNVELTDDELAAADLVVIITDHEAVDYARVVAKAGRVYDTRNATRNVEKGMEKVRKL; encoded by the coding sequence ATGAGTCGTCTCGAGAGCCTGAGCAAAACCATCGACAGCCGCGAGGCTCGGATCGGAGTCATCGGGCTCGGCTACGTAGGCTTGCCCCTCGCCCTGGAGTTCGCCCGGGCAGGTTTCCGCGTGACGGGTTTCGATCTGGACGGCGAGAAGGTGCGAATCCTGAACGAAGGGGGCACCTACATCGAGGATGTCCCGGCGGAGGACGTGGCCCGCGAAGTGGCGGCCGGCCGGCTTTCGGCATCGACGGATTTCACGGCGCTCTCGGCCCAGGATGTGGTCAACGTGGCGGTGCCGACGCCGCTGACCAAGACCAAGGATCCGGACGTCAGCCACATCGTGAAGGTCGTTGAGGAGATCCGGAAGCGCCTGCGCTCCGGCCAACTCCTGATCCTCGGCAGCACCACCTACCCGGGCACGACCCACGATTTGTTCGTGCCGCTGCTGGAGGAATCCGGGCTGGAATGTGGAACGGATTTCGCGGTGGCCTTCGCCCCGGAGCGCATCGACCCCGCCAACACGAAGTTCGCAGTGCGAGAGGTGCCGAAGGTCGTCGGTGGCGAGACGCCCGCCTGCACCGAGCTCGGTGTGAAGGTCTTCCAGACGATCTTCGACGACGTGGTGCCGGTCACCTCGACCCAGAGCGCCGAGATGGTGAAGCTCCTCGAGAACACCTTCCGCGCCATCAACATCGGCCTGGCCAACGAGGTGGCGCTGATGTGCGATCGCCTGGGCCTCGACGTCTGGGAAGTGATCGACGCTGCGGCGACCAAGCCCTACGGCTTCATGAAGTTCCAGCCGGGCCCGGGCCTGGGCGGCCACTGCATTCCGGTCGATCCCACCTACCTGGCCTGGAAGATGAAGTCGCTGAACTTCAATGCACGCTTCATCGAGTTGGCGACGGATATCAACGGCAAGATGCCGGAGCATGTGGCCGATACGATCGCCGACCTGCTGAACGAGGATCGCCTGGCCGTGAATGGCGCACGCGTCCTGCTGCTCGGCGTGGCCTACAAGCCCAACGTCAGCGACATGCGGGAGACCCCGGCGCTCGAGATCATCCGCCTGCTCGAAACGAAGGGCGCCGTGATCCGCTACCACGATCCGCATGTTCCCGAGCTGGTGGTGGAAGACGGGATCCTCAAGAACGTCGAACTGACGGATGACGAGCTCGCTGCCGCCGACTTGGTGGTGATCATCACCGATCACGAAGCCGTGGATTACGCCCGGGTCGTCGCCAAGGCGGGCCGCGTCTACGACACGCGCAACGCGACGCGAAACGTCGAAAAGGGCATGGAGAAGGTCCGAAAGCTCTAG
- a CDS encoding DUF3987 domain-containing protein, whose amino-acid sequence MNDPRNPALELVREERESSWPDPEPLEATPPELPAFPTDAIPHWLSDFVTEEARATQTPPDLAALLALAAVATGVQGKAVVAPKKGDPGYTEPMNIFVVVALPPASRKSAVFRDATQPIIDVECQMRDTARDLVARAEARLQILRDAIDAKQRNAKNPKTTTARADELASEIAELTVQLARDEEACPRMPRLLVSDITPQALGMRLAEHGVLTLATAEGSEVFETARGRYSADARPNFDVLKKAHAGDWIAVDRVKGEPLRCDRPALTLALAIQPAVLRDARAVEVFRGEGLLGRFLFALPQTLVGSRTWDQAGVRPRVRDLYDQMIRKLIEIPRPAEPWVLTLDDQAEAALRNFHDRIECQLSENAALGWMTDWAGKLPGLTVRIAGLLHCVEWLDSVDQMFIVPIDRTTATQAIQIAEYALAHAQAALLEAPEDKLLADARYVWGRILLKHREEGNSLPSTREIHRWAGGGGKDRRIPTATDTERVLHELEIRGYAQRHDRKKGGPLWEMNPKALRASAPVSTVSVSAGGTDGSEN is encoded by the coding sequence GTGAACGATCCGAGAAATCCCGCCCTGGAGTTGGTCCGGGAAGAACGCGAGAGCAGCTGGCCAGATCCTGAACCGCTGGAGGCTACGCCGCCCGAGCTTCCCGCCTTTCCGACCGACGCCATCCCGCACTGGCTCTCGGACTTCGTCACTGAGGAGGCAAGAGCCACGCAGACACCCCCAGATCTCGCGGCACTGCTCGCGCTTGCTGCGGTGGCCACGGGTGTGCAGGGGAAGGCCGTGGTTGCGCCAAAGAAGGGAGACCCCGGCTACACCGAGCCAATGAACATCTTCGTCGTCGTGGCGCTCCCACCTGCCTCGCGCAAGAGCGCGGTCTTCCGGGACGCGACTCAGCCGATCATCGATGTCGAGTGCCAAATGCGAGACACCGCTCGGGACCTGGTTGCCCGGGCAGAGGCCCGCCTGCAGATCCTGCGAGACGCGATCGACGCCAAGCAACGAAACGCGAAGAATCCCAAGACCACCACGGCGCGCGCGGATGAGCTCGCCAGCGAGATCGCGGAGCTCACGGTCCAGCTCGCACGCGACGAGGAGGCCTGCCCGAGAATGCCCCGCCTCCTCGTTTCCGACATCACACCCCAGGCACTCGGCATGCGCCTCGCTGAACATGGCGTCTTGACCCTCGCAACTGCAGAAGGGTCAGAGGTCTTCGAGACCGCACGGGGCCGCTACTCCGCCGACGCGAGACCCAACTTCGACGTGCTCAAGAAAGCCCACGCCGGGGATTGGATTGCGGTCGATCGGGTCAAGGGGGAGCCACTTCGGTGCGATCGGCCCGCGCTGACGTTAGCGCTGGCGATCCAGCCCGCGGTACTACGGGATGCGCGAGCAGTTGAGGTGTTTCGGGGGGAGGGCCTACTGGGTCGGTTCCTCTTCGCGTTGCCGCAGACGCTCGTGGGATCGCGAACCTGGGACCAAGCCGGCGTTCGCCCGCGAGTGCGCGACCTCTACGACCAGATGATCCGGAAGCTCATTGAAATCCCTCGACCGGCCGAGCCGTGGGTTCTCACTCTCGACGACCAGGCGGAAGCGGCACTTCGCAACTTCCACGACCGAATCGAATGCCAGCTATCAGAAAACGCGGCGCTTGGCTGGATGACGGATTGGGCCGGCAAGCTACCCGGTCTCACGGTGCGGATCGCCGGCCTGCTGCACTGCGTCGAGTGGCTGGACTCTGTGGACCAGATGTTCATCGTCCCGATCGATCGAACGACCGCCACGCAGGCGATTCAAATCGCCGAGTACGCCCTGGCCCACGCGCAGGCTGCCTTGCTCGAGGCTCCGGAGGACAAGCTCCTCGCGGACGCCCGCTACGTGTGGGGCCGCATCCTTCTCAAGCACCGAGAGGAGGGAAACTCGCTGCCAAGCACCCGGGAGATCCACCGTTGGGCAGGCGGTGGTGGAAAGGATCGTCGGATCCCGACCGCAACCGACACCGAACGGGTTCTCCACGAACTCGAGATCCGCGGATATGCGCAACGACACGACCGGAAGAAGGGCGGCCCGTTGTGGGAGATGAACCCCAAAGCACTGCGGGCTTCGGCACCTGTCAGCACTGTCAGCGTGTCAGCAGGGGGTACAGATGGCTCGGAGAACTGA
- a CDS encoding helix-turn-helix domain-containing protein, with translation MNVVLGTIPATAKACGIHPRHLRKAVRDNQVPAFRVGAWLRVREEDVQRWLDTLRYVPP, from the coding sequence ATGAACGTCGTTCTCGGCACGATCCCGGCTACTGCGAAGGCTTGCGGGATCCACCCGCGCCATCTCCGGAAGGCCGTCAGAGATAACCAAGTCCCCGCCTTCAGGGTCGGGGCGTGGCTTCGGGTCCGCGAAGAGGATGTCCAACGCTGGCTCGACACGCTCAGGTATGTCCCGCCATGA
- the pgsA gene encoding CDP-diacylglycerol--glycerol-3-phosphate 3-phosphatidyltransferase: MATSLGEAQLGSTRARLPSPDRAHSPEPHELSSDREHFWNVPNTITVVRLAVLPVLLAFPWFPDPASSRIVAWLFIVAAVGDIVDGWAARWGQQITRIGKLLDPLADKITASTALIVLLAMDRIPIEGLVLVVVIVGRELAVTGLRGIASAGGQVISAGPAGKIKMVAQNVAIGALLFPAGTLGFPNHLIGLALLTLATALTLWSGYEYFAEYFGAEAPESR; this comes from the coding sequence ATGGCGACTTCTCTCGGTGAGGCCCAGCTGGGCTCCACCAGGGCCCGGCTTCCGTCACCGGATCGGGCTCATAGCCCGGAGCCTCACGAGCTGTCTTCCGATCGCGAACACTTCTGGAACGTGCCCAACACGATCACGGTCGTACGCCTCGCGGTGTTGCCGGTTCTCCTGGCCTTTCCCTGGTTCCCCGACCCGGCGAGCTCACGGATCGTCGCCTGGCTGTTCATCGTGGCCGCCGTCGGTGATATCGTCGATGGGTGGGCCGCTCGCTGGGGCCAGCAGATCACCCGGATCGGAAAGCTGCTCGACCCGTTGGCGGACAAGATCACGGCTTCGACCGCGTTGATCGTGCTGCTGGCCATGGATCGGATCCCGATCGAGGGCCTGGTCCTCGTGGTCGTGATCGTGGGCCGAGAGCTCGCGGTGACCGGCCTCCGGGGCATCGCCTCGGCCGGTGGCCAGGTGATCAGCGCGGGGCCCGCCGGAAAGATCAAGATGGTGGCCCAGAATGTGGCCATCGGAGCCTTGTTGTTCCCCGCGGGGACGTTGGGCTTTCCAAATCATCTCATAGGTCTGGCACTATTGACCCTCGCAACGGCACTCACCTTGTGGTCCGGCTACGAGTACTTCGCCGAGTACTTTGGTGCCGAAGCGCCCGAGTCCCGCTAA
- a CDS encoding DUF4388 domain-containing protein — MTQRLRLVFEELEEFREEYERNMSAGGAFVHTEHALELREQVEVELSLLFSGQTFVLEAEVVHQLPGAVAVQFLEQASELRARLNEHLDGSPAEPEESSLFETPETSEDLVGFDAATDLQAEPELEVEAEYTHPEFDSAAETDELEIDPGELEQVLKETGTELRDEDLAVAEEDERRKGPRSRASVPARLATTDFHLDGHTRDLSESGVLISADASEIPLGKQVKLRLQSPDSSDHIEVTGRVSRHIEADGTVAAVGVQFESRDSEADVIADFVEDVRANAAERQEAGISGQIEELGMPNLVQMLGSTSPKGTLIATHGAEEGVIAFEGGLLRYARLGALCGTKALSRLLAWEDGRFEFFSNVDGLDEEDAPQSLEAAILDAVRQMDERARVDGVPVELTTTFAVNWDASRSDSGGSKIEQAVLDLAEAGFTLRRLIDVIPEPDADILAAVNALVDLGVLIPQN, encoded by the coding sequence ATGACCCAGAGGCTCCGTCTCGTTTTCGAGGAACTCGAAGAGTTCCGCGAGGAGTACGAGCGCAACATGAGCGCTGGGGGGGCGTTCGTCCACACGGAGCACGCCCTCGAATTGCGCGAGCAGGTCGAGGTAGAGCTTTCGCTCCTTTTCAGCGGACAGACGTTCGTGCTGGAAGCCGAGGTCGTTCATCAGCTGCCCGGCGCGGTCGCGGTGCAATTCCTGGAGCAGGCGTCGGAGCTGCGCGCCCGGCTGAACGAGCACCTGGACGGATCGCCTGCCGAGCCGGAGGAGTCCTCGCTCTTCGAGACGCCCGAGACTTCCGAAGATCTCGTCGGATTCGACGCGGCTACGGATCTTCAGGCCGAGCCGGAACTCGAGGTCGAAGCCGAATACACCCATCCCGAATTCGACTCGGCCGCCGAAACCGACGAACTCGAGATCGATCCTGGTGAACTCGAGCAGGTGTTGAAGGAGACGGGCACCGAACTACGCGACGAAGACCTCGCCGTCGCGGAGGAGGACGAAAGGCGAAAGGGCCCGCGATCCCGTGCCTCCGTTCCCGCGCGCCTGGCGACGACTGATTTCCATCTGGATGGGCACACCCGTGATCTCAGCGAAAGCGGTGTGCTGATTTCAGCGGACGCAAGTGAGATCCCTCTCGGCAAGCAGGTCAAGCTGCGCCTTCAGAGCCCGGATTCCAGCGACCACATCGAGGTGACGGGTCGCGTGTCGAGGCACATCGAGGCGGATGGAACGGTCGCGGCGGTAGGCGTGCAATTCGAATCCCGCGACAGCGAGGCCGATGTCATCGCCGATTTCGTCGAAGATGTTCGCGCCAATGCGGCCGAACGCCAGGAGGCCGGCATCAGCGGCCAGATCGAAGAGCTGGGCATGCCGAACCTCGTCCAGATGCTCGGCAGCACTTCACCGAAAGGCACCCTGATCGCGACCCACGGGGCGGAGGAGGGCGTCATCGCCTTCGAGGGCGGACTCCTGCGCTATGCACGCCTCGGGGCCCTTTGCGGGACCAAGGCGCTCTCGCGCTTGCTGGCATGGGAAGACGGGCGCTTCGAGTTCTTCTCCAACGTCGATGGCCTGGACGAAGAGGACGCACCCCAATCACTGGAAGCGGCGATCCTCGATGCCGTCCGCCAGATGGATGAGCGGGCACGGGTCGATGGTGTCCCGGTGGAATTGACGACGACATTTGCCGTGAACTGGGATGCCAGCCGCTCCGACTCAGGCGGATCGAAGATCGAGCAGGCGGTACTCGACCTGGCCGAAGCTGGCTTCACCCTGCGCCGATTGATCGACGTCATCCCCGAGCCCGACGCCGACATCCTGGCAGCCGTCAACGCCTTGGTGGACCTGGGCGTACTCATCCCGCAGAACTGA
- a CDS encoding gamma-glutamyl-gamma-aminobutyrate hydrolase family protein has product MAGAANGGRTRPASGSPWIGVTSYHREREGRSRFTLPDAYVDGIRRAGGEPVLLVPGAPAPASLLDRLDGLVMTGGGDLHPETLGTETHGHMYSMCEERDHFELTLIRSALARSLPTLAICRGMQVLNVALGGDIHSHLPDEMGEEVAHRKSQIEATDHPVRLEAGSALSTLFGCEALDRVASWHHQAVRHLGEGLRPAAYAADGTVEALELEGAAWLQAVQWHPELELDSVQARLFRALVEQA; this is encoded by the coding sequence GTGGCCGGAGCTGCGAACGGCGGGCGGACGAGACCCGCCTCGGGTTCTCCCTGGATCGGGGTTACCTCCTACCACCGCGAGCGAGAAGGGCGCTCCCGGTTCACCTTGCCGGATGCCTACGTCGATGGGATCCGCCGGGCGGGTGGTGAGCCAGTGCTCCTCGTGCCGGGCGCTCCCGCACCCGCATCGCTTCTCGATCGTCTGGATGGTCTCGTGATGACCGGTGGCGGGGATCTCCATCCGGAGACTCTTGGAACGGAGACCCATGGCCACATGTATTCGATGTGTGAAGAGCGGGACCATTTCGAGCTGACGCTGATTCGATCCGCACTGGCCCGCTCGCTTCCGACGCTCGCAATCTGCCGCGGGATGCAGGTGCTGAACGTCGCTCTCGGGGGAGACATCCACTCACACCTCCCCGACGAGATGGGTGAGGAGGTCGCCCATCGGAAGAGCCAGATCGAGGCCACCGATCATCCTGTCCGGCTGGAGGCTGGATCGGCGCTCTCGACACTCTTCGGGTGCGAAGCCTTGGACCGGGTTGCCTCCTGGCACCATCAGGCCGTTCGGCACCTGGGTGAAGGTCTCAGGCCCGCCGCCTACGCGGCGGATGGAACCGTGGAGGCTCTGGAACTCGAGGGCGCAGCCTGGCTGCAGGCGGTGCAGTGGCATCCGGAGCTCGAGCTCGACTCCGTCCAGGCGCGACTCTTTCGGGCATTGGTCGAACAGGCCTGA
- a CDS encoding lytic transglycosylase domain-containing protein, producing the protein MERVYLSNRMGNNAPGKNRVACRLGAMAPFALVLIALCIGTTGALAQGLYRYVDARGVVHFTNVDPTDARYRSFELPNSYKAAPRTKKASRRPVRTFDRVIRTHSLEQGIPPALVKAVIHAESAFDPQAVSPKGAMGLMQLMPDTAKMLGVLQPFQAEDNIDGGVRYLARLHDRYGSWTHTLAAYNAGPTAVDRHRGVPPYAETREYVRRVLSYYRRYHGDFSR; encoded by the coding sequence GTGGAGCGAGTCTATCTCTCGAACCGGATGGGGAACAACGCCCCGGGGAAAAATCGTGTCGCGTGCCGGCTCGGTGCGATGGCCCCGTTCGCCCTCGTCTTGATCGCCCTCTGCATCGGCACGACGGGCGCCCTGGCCCAGGGGCTCTACCGGTATGTCGACGCCCGCGGCGTCGTCCACTTCACGAATGTCGATCCGACGGATGCCCGCTATCGCAGCTTCGAGCTGCCCAATAGCTACAAGGCAGCGCCCAGGACCAAGAAGGCGAGCCGCCGACCGGTGCGAACCTTCGACCGCGTGATCCGGACCCATTCCCTGGAGCAGGGGATTCCCCCCGCGCTGGTGAAGGCGGTGATCCACGCAGAATCGGCCTTCGATCCCCAGGCCGTCTCACCCAAAGGGGCCATGGGCCTGATGCAGCTGATGCCAGACACGGCGAAGATGCTGGGCGTGCTCCAGCCGTTTCAGGCCGAAGACAACATCGACGGCGGGGTGCGCTATCTGGCCCGCCTTCACGACCGCTACGGCAGCTGGACCCACACCCTGGCGGCCTACAATGCCGGCCCGACGGCGGTAGACCGCCACCGAGGCGTTCCGCCCTATGCCGAGACGCGGGAATACGTTCGGCGGGTCCTTTCGTATTATCGTCGTTACCATGGCGACTTCTCTCGGTGA
- a CDS encoding helix-turn-helix domain-containing protein, translating to MLDGAAQHPDLAELRELAERYGLSVETLVSRLALSLDEVARAVGTSKRTAEGWLARGEFPSAWKDGAVVRIPTLDLLRFQDRKRLTQRPRNPSNLREKARDALFR from the coding sequence ATGCTCGACGGGGCGGCCCAGCACCCCGACCTCGCGGAACTCCGCGAGCTGGCCGAGCGCTACGGGCTCTCGGTCGAAACCCTTGTCAGCCGTCTCGCCCTCAGCCTCGACGAGGTTGCCAGAGCGGTCGGCACCTCGAAACGCACCGCCGAGGGCTGGCTCGCCCGTGGCGAGTTCCCCAGCGCCTGGAAGGACGGTGCCGTAGTCCGGATCCCGACCCTCGACCTCCTCCGCTTCCAAGACCGCAAGCGCCTCACGCAGCGCCCCCGCAACCCCAGCAACCTCCGTGAGAAGGCTCGAGATGCACTTTTTCGGTGA